A stretch of DNA from Synergistota bacterium:
GTGTTTATGAGCGTTGTCTTAGCTATGGGGTCTTCGTAAAAGATTTCCCTGAAGTTTTCAAATCCTATAAAATTCCAGTTGAAGGTATAGTTCATATCGGTGAGCGAAAGAAGACCCGTTATTATGGCTGGAAGCAGGAAAAACAGAGCAACCATTATCAAAACTGGTAGCAGAAACCAAAACGCTAAGGGAATAGAGCCTCTCCGCCCCAGCTCAGGGGCGGAGAGGCTTTTAACATTACGGCTCAATTGTGAGAGCTCCTTTAAGCTTTCTCTTGAGTATGGACTTTAAGAATGAGAGAGCTTCCTCCGGCTTGGCTCCGTTGACCTCAACCATCTGAATGGCCTTATACCATCCTTCCTTGTTATAGGTGTTAAACTTGGGATGATTTGGAGCAAAGTGGGTGAACTTAAGTAATGGCGTGACCATGGATAGGAACTTTGCCTTTTTATACTCAGGTAGGCTAAGCTGTTCATAGCTTATGGCGAGGTGCCCGCTTGTAACGGCATGCTTGGCGTTGAGATCCGGAGCTAATGCCATTCCTATCAGAGCAACGGCGAGATCTGGGTTCTTACAGGTGGAGGAGACCATGTAAACTACAGGGTGAGATATCGTTACGGGCTTGTCTCCTTTCCTTCCAGGAGGTACGGGTATAAAAGCTATATTCTCAAAAAGATAGTCTTCAGAGGCGTTATAGTCTCTCTGCCACTCTGCCCAGTTCCAGGATCCACCGAGCCAGAAGAGAACGTCCCCATTTACAACTGCCTTATGGATCGATTTCCAGGAGACGGATGTCATGCCGCTCGGCGTTATCTTGTAAGTGTTAACCGCATCATAGAAGAACCTCAATGTCTTGAGAGCTGCCTTTTCATTTAATACGAGCTTACCCGTATCAGGATTCCACATACGACCACCATATGCAAGATATATCTGGAAGTAATCAACGCCGGGTGTGGGTCTGTGGTAGAATCCCCATTTTACGAGTCCTTTCTTTTTAGCTTCCGCTCCAATCTTGAGTATGTCTTCGAGGGTTACCTCACCTTTCCATCCATCTTCGATGAATTTCCTTATCTTTTCTTCGCTCCATCCCATTTTCTTGAGGATGTCTTTGCGGATGTAAATCATTCTTGCCTCGGTATCCTGTGGAATA
This window harbors:
- a CDS encoding extracellular solute-binding protein gives rise to the protein MRKGVIGLALIACLTLAGITIAGTAFAKEVKLTIWAIGPDNPSFWRAKAFNVAIERLNKLLKATGSDTKVVGNVSFETVSWGDYRTRALLAFKSGKGPDIYTTGHEDIGMLADAGYIIPLDKYVEKYKWCFDSFFPSLWNSVRLKGKIYGIPQDTEARMIYIRKDILKKMGWSEEKIRKFIEDGWKGEVTLEDILKIGAEAKKKGLVKWGFYHRPTPGVDYFQIYLAYGGRMWNPDTGKLVLNEKAALKTLRFFYDAVNTYKITPSGMTSVSWKSIHKAVVNGDVLFWLGGSWNWAEWQRDYNASEDYLFENIAFIPVPPGRKGDKPVTISHPVVYMVSSTCKNPDLAVALIGMALAPDLNAKHAVTSGHLAISYEQLSLPEYKKAKFLSMVTPLLKFTHFAPNHPKFNTYNKEGWYKAIQMVEVNGAKPEEALSFLKSILKRKLKGALTIEP